The following are encoded in a window of Bacillota bacterium genomic DNA:
- a CDS encoding ATP-binding cassette domain-containing protein — protein MNIKFVNVSKKFDDKIILNNFSDEVKSGDFCCVFGESGSGKTTLLNMVGFLEPYEGKILYDNDEVTTTKEKQRLLSSYIGFLFQDYGLVENDTVYNNFSLIKNFNKIKHKGLVEECLKKVGLGGFVNRKVYALSGGEQQRVAIAKLLFKQPKLILADEPTASLDSENKAQIIQLLLTLNNSGATVLLVTHDQEFKEYANQVIELLL, from the coding sequence ATGAATATTAAATTTGTCAATGTATCAAAAAAATTCGATGATAAAATTATCTTGAATAATTTTTCTGATGAAGTAAAAAGTGGGGACTTTTGTTGTGTGTTTGGTGAATCAGGTAGTGGTAAAACTACTCTTCTAAATATGGTTGGGTTTCTCGAACCATATGAAGGCAAAATTCTCTATGATAACGATGAAGTTACTACTACGAAAGAAAAGCAGCGACTTTTATCTAGCTATATAGGATTTTTGTTTCAAGATTATGGTTTAGTGGAAAATGATACAGTGTACAACAACTTTTCTTTGATTAAAAATTTTAATAAAATTAAACACAAAGGTTTGGTGGAAGAGTGTTTGAAAAAAGTTGGCTTAGGGGGCTTTGTTAATAGAAAAGTGTATGCTCTTTCTGGAGGCGAGCAACAAAGGGTTGCAATCGCAAAACTATTATTTAAACAGCCTAAACTCATTTTGGCTGATGAACCTACTGCATCACTTGATTCTGAGAATAAAGCCCAAATCATCCAGTTACTATTAACACTTAATAATTCAGGGGCAACGGTATTATTAGTTACACACGACCAAGAGTTTAAAGAATATGCAAATCAAGTTATTGAGTTACTGCTATAA